In the genome of Quercus robur chromosome 3, dhQueRobu3.1, whole genome shotgun sequence, one region contains:
- the LOC126718273 gene encoding uncharacterized protein LOC126718273, with translation MKLIQAASTQPKASHFWLNNGGPTCILSPPSAFSYTKVNSFNSRSLSVCGLCRILHQNKVAINCMIISAMSNVCVSRPYGTHHQSVLLLSPKEKHGNGILRIISTCKSTLISPTAPLIGRPPSSLVLAAQLTPSEAPQRSEEWFALRKDKLTTSTFSTALGFWKGTRRFELWHEKVFESEVEIVETSKKCAMEWGVLNEAEAIDRYRSITGREVSSLGFATHSEESFGWMGASPDGLLGCFPGGGILEVKCPYNKGKPETGLPWSTVPFYYMPQVQGQMEIMDREWVDLYCWTPNGSTIFRVHRDRAYWDMIHAILREFWWENVIPARGALSLGSKEAAMSYKPSSTHKQTGLAIVKSLKLASESKLFCREIAGHIEFYR, from the exons ATGAAGCTCATTCAAGCCGCCTCCACTCAACCCAAAGCTTCCCATTTTTGGCTTAATAATGGAGGACCCACTTGCATTCTAAGCCCGCCCTCGGCCTTTTCATACACCAAAGTTAATTCCTTTAACTCTAGGTCTCTCTCAG TATGTGGCCTTTGTAGGATCCTTCATCAAAATAAAGTTGCTATCAACTGTATGATTATCTCAGCAATGAGCAATGTTTGTGTCTCTAGACCATATGGCACTCACCATCAATCAGTTTTGTTGCTGTCTCCAAAAGAAAAGCATGGAAATGGAATCCTTAGAATCATTTCCACATGCAAGTCAACATTGATCTCTCCAACTGCTCCTCTCATTGGCCGTCCACCCTCATCTTTGGTGTTGGCTGCACAACTTACTCCATCTGAGGCTCCCCAACGTTCAGAAGAATGGTTTGCCCTTCGCAAGGACAAGCTGACCACAAGCACTTTCAGCACTGCCTTGGGCTTTTGGAAAGGAACCCGTCGCTTTGAGCTCTGGCATGAGAAAGTCTTTGAATCAGAAGTAGAAATTGTGGAAACTTCTAAAAAGTGTGCCATGGAGTGGGGTGTGCTCAATGAAGCAGAGGCTATAGACCGGTACAGAAGCATCACAGGTCGTGAGGTGAGCTCATTAGGGTTTGCAACTCATTCAGAGGAGAGTTTTGGTTGGATGGGTGCTTCCCCTGATGGTCTTCTTGGTTGCTTTCCAGGAGGTGGGATCCTGGAAGTAAAGTGCCCATATAACAAGGGGAAGCCCGAGACTGGTCTGCCCTGGTCAACTGTGCCATTCTATTACATGCCTCAAGTGCAGGGTCAAATGGAGATAATGGACAGAGAATGGGTTGATTTGTATTGCTGGACGCCAAATGGAAGCACAATATTCCGTGTACATAGAGACCGTGCTTATTGGGATATGATACATGCCATTTTACGAGAATTTTGGTGGGAAAATGTGATTCCTGCCAGGGGGGCTCTGTCACTGGGGAGCAAAGAAGCGGCCATGTCATATAAGCCATCATCTACACACAAACAAACAGGACTTGCCATTGTCAAGAGTCTGAAGTTGGCTAGTGAGTCAAAGTTGTTTTGTAGGGAGATTGCTGGTCATATTGAATTTTATAGGTGA
- the LOC126716416 gene encoding uncharacterized protein LOC126716416: MDSGLSWADQWDDHPDPPPPSAAAASENDKKKNKDGSKGSKIGKSILNFKWVKDIRKKSQKE, translated from the coding sequence atggATTCTGGACTTTCATGGGCTGATCAATGGGACGATCACCCCGATCCCCCGCCAccatcagcagcagcagcatcAGAGAATGACAAGAAGAAGAACAAGGATGGGTCTAAAGGGAGCAAGATTGGGAAGTcaatattaaatttcaaatgggTGAAAGATATCCGCAAGAAATCTCAGAAAGAATGA
- the LOC126718275 gene encoding F-box protein SKIP14 produces MALNFSHRPIFPAHLAEDNLVAPMRIANGYLVEGVSERNGDGFGRSWISSRDVEDRFDYGRDRCDRSGSQESVSNDVLDLLPSDPFGMDISTTFTAITGWLEDFQADYGGYGGNEVGTSDGSYQLFAGLNFIWNNALKYQSFSGNMGVDYRFDVAGGIGGCSGKMEVGDTSCRGGFGSDCNVDGILGLGNETPGVSGQQSEACPKGNGICSVGDSGAPHGALNFALGYLGLRDLLLVETVCRSLRSTVRGDPLLWRSVHIDQPLNEKITDEVLLQLTNRAQGSLQCLSLVECPRITDDGLKRVLDSNPRLTKLSVPGCTRLSIEGIVSCLKAFKSVGTLGVKHLRIGGLYGVTQKHFEDLKFLLGMNDNMQQNARKPHFYHRGNFYLSCDDDRLIDIEMCPRCQNMRLVYDCPAQGCQGKEHATQVCRACTLCIPRCVQCGRCINDSEYEETFCLELLCSDCLNQLPKCQERHDRKFGPSKPALLHEQSHSFSLYG; encoded by the exons aTGGCCTTGAACTTTTCGCATCGACCAATCTTTCCGGCGCATCTGGCTGAGGACAATTTGGTTGCGCCAATGAGGATTGCTAATGGGTATCTTGTTGAGGGAGTTTCGGAGAGGAATGGAGATGGGTTTGGGAGGTCGTGGATTTCTAGCCGCGATGTTGAGGATCGGTTTGATTATGGAAGGGATAGGTGTGATAGGAGTGGGTCGCAGGAGTCTGTTTCGAATGATGTTCTTGATCTGTTGCCTTCGGATCCGTTTGGTATGGACATAAGTACCACTTTTACGGCCATCACGGGTTGGCTGGAGGACTTTCAAGCTGATTATGGTGGGTATGGCGGGAATGAGGTTGGGACAAGTGATGGGAGTTATCAGTTATTTGCGGGGTTGAATTTTATTTGGAATAATGCTTTGAAGTACCAGAGTTTTTCGGGGAATATGGGGGTTGATTATAGGTTTGATGTAGCGGGTGGAATTGGGGGGTGTTCTGGGAAGATGGAAGTTGGTGATACATCTTGCCGTGGTGGTTTTGGATCAGATTGTAACGTGGATGGTATTCTGGGTTTGGGCAATGAAACTCCGGGAGTTTCTGGCCAACAAAGTGAAGCTTGTCCTAAAGGTAATGGGATTTGTTCTGTTGGAGATAGCGGAGCTCCTCATGGGGCTTTGAATTTTGCCCTTGGTTATCTGGGTTTGCGGGATCTTCTTCTTGTTGAAACTGTTTGCAGATCTCTTCGTTCTACGGTTCGAGGCGACCCTCTTTTGTGGAGGAGTGTACACATTGATCAACCTTTGAATGAGAAGATTACTGATGAAGTTCTTTTGCAATTGACTAATAGGGCTCAAGGTAGTCTTCAATGCCTGAGCCTGGTGGAGTGCCCAAGGATCACTGATGATGGTCTAAAACGTGTGCTTGATAGTAACCCTAGGCTAACCAAG TTGAGTGTGCCTGGGTGTACAAGACTCAGCATTGAGGGTATTGTGAGTTGCCTAAAGGCTTTCAAGTCTGTGGGCACTCTAGGAGTGAAGCATTTACGAATCGGTGGACTTTATGGTGTAACACAGAAgcattttgaagatttgaagttTTTGTTGGGCATGAATGATAATATGCAGCAGAATGCCCGCAAGCCACATTTCTATCACAGAGGAAATTTTTATCTGTCCTGTGATGATGATCGTTTGATTGATATTGAAATGTGCCCAAGATGTCAGAACATGAGGCTTGTTTATGATTGCCCGGCTCAGGGTTGTCAAGGGAAAGAGCATGCAACTCAGGTATGCAGGGCATGCACGCTTTGCATACCACGGTGTGTGCAGTGTGGTCGGTGCATTAATGACAGTGAATATGAGGAAACATTTTGTTTGGAGTTGCTTTGCTCAGATTGTTTGAACCAGCTACCAAAGTGTCAGGAGAGGCATGATAGAAAGTTTGGCCCCTCTAAGCCTGCTCTTCTACATGAACAGAGTCATAGCTTTTCTCTTTATGGCTAG